Proteins found in one Parcubacteria group bacterium genomic segment:
- the mraZ gene encoding division/cell wall cluster transcriptional repressor MraZ: MFIGEYQHSIDPKKRLAVPSKFRSELKNKVVVTRGLDKCLFIYPMKVWEELAGKLGAIPVGESSTRSFVRLMLAGATDVETDKQGRILIPDYLKEYAGLDKNVIIAGIYNRLEIWDETKWNEYKKNAEKNTDEIAEQLGKLGVY; the protein is encoded by the coding sequence ATGTTTATCGGCGAATACCAACATTCGATTGATCCGAAAAAAAGATTGGCGGTGCCAAGTAAGTTTCGCAGTGAACTGAAAAACAAAGTGGTGGTGACGCGAGGACTCGACAAGTGCCTCTTTATCTATCCGATGAAAGTCTGGGAAGAATTAGCGGGAAAGCTCGGAGCAATTCCAGTGGGAGAGTCGAGTACGCGTAGCTTTGTGCGGTTGATGTTGGCAGGGGCGACAGATGTGGAAACAGACAAACAGGGCAGGATTTTGATTCCGGATTATTTGAAAGAATATGCCGGTCTCGACAAGAACGTGATCATTGCCGGAATCTATAACCGTTTGGAAATCTGGGACGAGACTAAATGGAATGAGTATAAGAAAAATGCTGAGAAAAATACTGACGAGATTGCCGAACAGTTGGGCAAGCTGGGGGTATATTAA
- a CDS encoding GtrA family protein produces the protein MEEIQMTKKDVLFATGAGLLIGLLLLPTLAAAKPDLYAKISLWIVPLFLIATPFGLTIAYYISKKIAVIWQIAKFGVTGVLNVLVDMGVLSLLIAFFRNSFQISANDAVFSVLTFYSAYKAISFIVANINSYAWNKYWTFNQTGEKKSEFMQFFLVSIVGFIINVAVASLVFHLGNPSGALAQGQWGLIGAAMGSIVGLVWNFVGYKFIVFKK, from the coding sequence ATGGAAGAAATCCAAATGACGAAAAAAGACGTCTTGTTTGCTACTGGCGCCGGACTGCTCATCGGCCTGCTACTATTACCGACACTCGCCGCCGCCAAACCCGATCTCTATGCTAAAATCTCCCTTTGGATCGTGCCACTTTTTCTCATTGCCACACCATTCGGATTGACTATCGCCTATTACATAAGCAAAAAAATTGCCGTCATTTGGCAGATAGCAAAATTCGGCGTGACCGGAGTTTTGAATGTTTTGGTTGATATGGGCGTTCTTTCTCTGCTCATCGCTTTTTTCCGCAATTCTTTCCAGATCAGCGCCAACGATGCCGTCTTTTCCGTCCTCACATTCTACTCGGCCTATAAAGCGATTTCTTTCATCGTTGCCAACATTAACAGCTATGCTTGGAATAAATATTGGACCTTCAATCAAACCGGCGAAAAGAAATCGGAGTTTATGCAATTCTTTCTAGTTAGTATTGTTGGTTTTATCATCAACGTTGCTGTGGCTTCCCTCGTCTTTCATCTTGGCAACCCCTCCGGCGCCCTTGCGCAAGGCCAATGGGGACTGATCGGCGCCGCAATGGGCAGCATTGTCGGATTGGTTTGGAATTTTGTGGGTTATAAATTTATTGTTTTTAAAAAATAG